Proteins from one Mucilaginibacter jinjuensis genomic window:
- a CDS encoding type I restriction enzyme HsdR N-terminal domain-containing protein yields MSLLQPLNLPPYPFRITDDKGQLFVFDEIRKKQIMLTPEEWVRQHFVQYLIKQKNYPRSLIKLEGGLKLNGMPRRSDIVVHNSAGEKILLIECKAPYVAVDQKVFDQAARYNMVHRVPLLAVSNGLVHHCCKIDFEQNSYAFLKELPDYKQLGSLNNSQ; encoded by the coding sequence GTGAGTTTATTACAGCCGCTTAATTTGCCGCCCTACCCTTTCCGCATTACTGATGATAAGGGGCAACTGTTTGTGTTCGACGAGATCCGTAAGAAACAAATTATGTTGACACCCGAAGAATGGGTGAGGCAACATTTTGTGCAATACCTCATTAAGCAGAAAAACTACCCGCGCTCATTAATTAAACTCGAAGGTGGCTTGAAATTAAATGGCATGCCCCGTCGCTCTGATATTGTGGTGCACAATTCGGCAGGAGAAAAAATATTGTTGATTGAATGCAAAGCGCCCTATGTTGCAGTAGACCAGAAAGTGTTTGACCAAGCTGCGCGCTACAACATGGTGCATCGCGTACCTTTGCTGGCTGTGAGTAACGGATTGGTACATCATTGCTGCAAAATAGATTTTGAGCAAAACAGCTACGCTTTCCTGAAAGAATTACCCGATTATAAGCAGCTCGGCAGTTTAAACAATAGCCAGTAG
- the holA gene encoding DNA polymerase III subunit delta has product MTAPDILKDLKARKFKPVYLLHGDEPYFIDVVSNYIEHQVLPDAEKGFNQTVLYGKDTDIMAVLNAAKRYPMMADYQVVMVKEAQDLKWGKDDDDKKSINPLLNYLDNPLPSTILVFCYKYGKFDKRKKTYKAIEKNGLIFESAALYDNKIPGWIEGYVTAKNYRINAQASAMLAEYLGNDLSKIANELDKLMLNIAQGQEISMKEIHDNIGISKEYNVFELQTALAKRDVVKANQIINYFEANPKANPIVVLMANLYSYFSKILQIHYLKDKSQQSIAKEIGVNPYFVKDYEQAVRSYNYSKTMDIISLLREYDLKSKGVDSGASHGELMKEMLFKILH; this is encoded by the coding sequence ATGACTGCTCCCGACATTTTAAAAGACCTTAAGGCCCGTAAATTTAAACCCGTATACCTGCTACACGGCGATGAACCTTATTTTATCGACGTGGTGAGCAATTATATTGAGCACCAGGTATTACCCGATGCCGAAAAGGGTTTTAACCAAACTGTTTTATACGGTAAGGATACCGATATTATGGCCGTGCTTAACGCCGCCAAACGCTACCCCATGATGGCCGATTACCAGGTTGTAATGGTTAAAGAAGCGCAGGATTTAAAGTGGGGTAAGGATGACGATGACAAGAAAAGCATCAACCCCTTACTAAATTATCTCGATAATCCTTTACCAAGCACAATTCTCGTATTCTGCTACAAATACGGTAAGTTTGATAAACGTAAAAAGACTTATAAAGCGATTGAGAAGAACGGGCTGATCTTTGAATCAGCTGCATTATATGACAACAAAATCCCCGGTTGGATTGAAGGTTACGTAACTGCCAAAAACTACCGCATCAATGCCCAGGCCTCGGCTATGTTGGCGGAATACCTTGGTAATGATCTTTCTAAAATAGCCAACGAACTCGATAAACTGATGCTGAACATAGCCCAGGGTCAAGAGATCAGCATGAAAGAGATTCATGATAATATCGGCATTAGTAAAGAGTATAATGTGTTTGAGCTGCAAACTGCCCTGGCTAAACGCGATGTGGTAAAAGCCAATCAAATCATTAATTATTTCGAGGCTAACCCTAAGGCTAACCCTATTGTGGTGTTAATGGCTAACCTGTACAGCTATTTCAGCAAGATATTGCAGATCCATTATTTGAAGGATAAATCACAGCAAAGCATTGCCAAAGAGATAGGGGTGAACCCTTACTTCGTAAAAGATTACGAACAAGCCGTACGCAGCTATAATTACAGCAAAACGATGGACATCATCAGCCTGCTGCGCGAATATGATCTGAAAAGTAAAGGCGTTGATTCAGGCGCATCGCATGGTGAGTTGATGAAAGAAATGCTGTTTAAGATATTACATTAG
- a CDS encoding PAS domain-containing protein: protein MSEELAINEGDISFEILFHQNPQPMWIVEVETLRFLQVNEAAINHYGYSYQEFMQITLADIRPLEEHESMKDLIKRIRHSETVAKNITHVKKDGTLMHVQITSYRIMFHNRECRMVLINDVTEQSLKDQKITEAWTQVYQTLESITDGFITVNRDWRITYWNKEAESTFNISKQKAINKLFWKVCPHGKTHDLFKRLSHAMDTGERSTFEIYLEHYDKWLCITVYPGASGLTIYFQDITGQKRDEEQIHLKNKHLDEIAFINSHIIRKPIANIIGIVNTLEGDLTGYEYFEKALNMLKASAEELDKNLMTINNRVEQVNTGPASRKKRVSP, encoded by the coding sequence ATGAGTGAGGAATTAGCCATAAACGAAGGCGATATCAGCTTCGAAATTCTGTTTCATCAAAACCCCCAGCCCATGTGGATTGTGGAGGTTGAAACGCTGCGTTTTCTACAGGTCAATGAAGCAGCCATAAATCATTACGGCTATAGTTACCAGGAATTTATGCAGATCACACTGGCAGATATCAGGCCACTTGAAGAGCATGAAAGTATGAAGGACCTGATTAAACGCATCAGGCATAGCGAAACAGTTGCTAAAAACATTACCCACGTTAAAAAAGATGGTACACTAATGCACGTGCAGATCACCTCGTACCGCATCATGTTTCATAACAGGGAATGCCGCATGGTATTGATTAACGACGTGACCGAACAAAGCCTCAAGGATCAAAAAATAACCGAAGCATGGACGCAGGTTTATCAAACCTTAGAAAGCATCACAGACGGCTTTATAACCGTTAACAGGGATTGGCGCATAACCTACTGGAATAAAGAAGCCGAAAGCACATTTAACATCTCTAAACAGAAGGCAATCAATAAACTGTTCTGGAAGGTTTGCCCGCATGGTAAAACTCATGACCTTTTTAAACGCTTAAGCCACGCCATGGATACCGGCGAGCGATCGACCTTTGAAATTTATCTCGAACATTACGACAAATGGCTTTGCATAACTGTTTATCCCGGCGCAAGCGGCTTAACTATTTACTTTCAGGATATTACCGGGCAAAAACGGGATGAAGAGCAGATCCACCTCAAAAACAAACATCTAGATGAGATTGCTTTTATCAACTCACACATCATCCGCAAGCCAATTGCAAACATTATAGGGATTGTAAATACACTCGAAGGCGACTTGACAGGCTACGAGTATTTTGAGAAAGCCTTAAACATGCTCAAAGCCAGCGCCGAAGAACTGGATAAAAACCTGATGACCATTAACAACCGTGTAGAACAGGTAAATACCGGCCCGGCTTCACGGAAAAAGCGGGTATCCCCATAA
- a CDS encoding TonB-dependent receptor family protein, with translation MQHLYKKACLALLMAGTAHAASAQKHSLKDTITLDSVQIRESRIKHLADVSGTNIFAGKRTFSITPTDGKANLATNNARMIFAQVPGVNIWEMDGAGLQLNIGTRGTDTHRSIETNMRQNGYNTNSDMFGYPEDHYTPPMQGVQEIQIVRGSAALQFGSQFGGMVNLKMKEPDSTKKFGVESEQTAGSNKFFNSYNAISGTSGKVSYYAYYSSRTGDGWRPNAAFNYQAFYAHLKYQFNPQGSLTFEFSRMNYRQQIAGGLTDAQFDADNRQSTRARNFFNPEINIPALIFNYNFSPNTKLEVTSHLLWGQRNSVQFIANANVPDTINTKTDNYNPRQVDRDYYKGFTTEARLLHSYQLGNLKSTFTAGVRYFTETTTRDQKGTGTTASDFDLSLVKPYGIDLDLHTDNYAVFAENVFNITSKFSVTPGFRYESIKTDMSGVILNATFPVNYQSNRNFPLFGTGLQYQLTKLSQFYGNISQAYRPYIYANVTPADQLGVINPNLKDSKGYSADLGYRGHAGYIFNYDVDFFYVYYGNRVGNLTETNTSNQTYLYTTNIGNAVAKGIEAFGEVSLLRSFNHSSPSDLRLFNSLSYDHARYTSGSITQGTTNISLVGNYAEGTPEWIDRAGLTYLNKHVTGTLQYSYVGKNYSDANNTKFNPTGASGLVPAYHVFDASFNYSFLQHYHITASMNNILNAKYFTRRINMYPGPGILPADGRTFNIGFGIKL, from the coding sequence ATGCAACACTTATACAAAAAAGCGTGTTTGGCATTGCTTATGGCCGGTACGGCACATGCAGCCAGCGCGCAAAAACATTCGTTAAAAGACACCATCACGCTCGATAGCGTACAGATACGCGAAAGCCGCATTAAACACCTGGCCGATGTAAGCGGTACTAATATTTTTGCAGGGAAAAGAACTTTTAGCATTACTCCCACCGATGGCAAAGCCAACCTGGCTACCAATAATGCCCGGATGATATTTGCCCAGGTGCCCGGCGTAAACATTTGGGAAATGGACGGAGCCGGTCTCCAACTCAACATTGGCACTCGGGGCACAGACACCCATCGTTCTATAGAGACCAATATGAGGCAGAACGGATATAACACCAACTCAGACATGTTTGGCTACCCCGAAGATCATTACACGCCTCCTATGCAGGGTGTACAAGAAATCCAGATCGTGCGCGGCTCAGCAGCTTTGCAATTTGGCAGTCAGTTTGGCGGGATGGTGAATTTAAAGATGAAAGAACCGGATAGCACCAAAAAGTTCGGTGTAGAAAGCGAGCAAACTGCGGGATCGAACAAGTTCTTCAACTCTTACAATGCCATTAGCGGCACAAGCGGCAAGGTGAGCTATTATGCTTATTACTCCAGCCGTACCGGGGATGGCTGGCGGCCTAATGCTGCATTTAACTATCAGGCTTTTTATGCGCACTTAAAATACCAGTTTAACCCGCAGGGAAGCTTAACATTCGAATTTTCGCGGATGAATTACCGCCAGCAAATTGCAGGTGGTTTAACCGATGCGCAGTTTGATGCAGATAACAGGCAATCTACCCGGGCACGTAACTTCTTTAATCCCGAGATCAATATCCCTGCGCTGATATTCAACTACAATTTCAGCCCGAATACTAAACTCGAGGTTACTTCGCACCTGCTTTGGGGACAGCGTAACAGCGTACAGTTTATCGCTAATGCCAATGTGCCTGATACCATCAACACCAAAACAGACAACTACAACCCACGCCAGGTTGACCGTGATTATTATAAAGGCTTCACCACAGAAGCGCGCTTACTGCATAGCTATCAACTGGGTAACCTTAAAAGTACCTTCACCGCAGGCGTACGTTACTTTACAGAAACCACTACCCGCGACCAAAAAGGCACCGGTACTACGGCATCAGATTTCGATCTGAGTCTGGTAAAACCCTACGGTATTGATCTGGATTTGCACACCGACAACTATGCCGTATTTGCCGAAAACGTGTTCAACATCACCTCTAAGTTCTCGGTTACACCGGGTTTTAGGTACGAAAGTATTAAGACGGATATGAGCGGTGTGATCCTGAATGCTACTTTCCCGGTAAACTACCAATCAAACCGTAACTTTCCGCTGTTTGGTACAGGTTTACAATATCAACTTACAAAATTGAGCCAGTTTTATGGTAATATTTCGCAGGCTTACCGCCCTTATATTTATGCCAACGTTACCCCCGCAGATCAATTAGGGGTGATAAACCCTAACCTGAAAGACAGTAAAGGTTATAGCGCAGACCTGGGTTACCGCGGCCATGCAGGTTACATCTTTAACTATGATGTGGATTTCTTTTATGTGTACTACGGCAATCGCGTAGGTAACCTAACCGAAACCAACACCAGTAACCAAACCTACCTGTATACTACCAACATTGGTAATGCAGTAGCTAAAGGGATTGAGGCTTTTGGCGAAGTTTCTTTACTGCGTTCGTTTAACCACTCATCACCAAGCGATTTGCGATTGTTTAACTCTTTAAGTTACGATCATGCCCGCTATACCAGTGGTTCTATAACACAAGGCACAACTAATATTTCGTTGGTGGGCAACTATGCCGAAGGTACCCCCGAGTGGATTGATCGTGCAGGCCTAACTTATTTAAATAAGCATGTTACCGGCACATTGCAATACAGTTATGTAGGCAAAAACTACAGCGATGCCAACAACACCAAATTTAACCCTACCGGGGCAAGTGGTTTGGTACCTGCTTATCACGTGTTTGATGCTTCATTTAACTACAGCTTTTTGCAGCATTATCACATCACCGCAAGTATGAACAACATCCTTAACGCCAAATATTTTACCCGCCGTATTAATATGTACCCTGGCCCCGGTATTTTACCGGCCGACGGACGTACATTTAACATAGGCTTCGGTATAAAATTATAA
- a CDS encoding DNA/RNA non-specific endonuclease, whose translation MKKFRHLIYPALAITVFLASCRKDEKASVPQDLAINGASVKTTNTITQTFDEGFESGSKTGYADANVTLSSGSWDMNDALIGNSTSDAKVGSQSVRIRNTGILGMNFNVITGASTVTVKYATYGTDGSSAFQLWVSSNSGSTYTQVGTTSITASSTTLATATFTVNTAGTLRFQIRKTTGGTNRINIDEFTVNSYDSGSTGGGGTGGSGGTTGDNTNMLLGNPSGATASVSNPNNYLYDQTYYIESYNRTKGEPNWVSWYVGSTSLGSTDRSDDFRADTNLPSGWYEVGATSYSGSGFDRGHNCPSADRTSTLAANQATFLMDNMIPQAPNNNEQTWANLENYLRGLVTAGNEVYIVMGSYGSGGTGSSGTATTINSGNVNVPSNIWKVAVVIPNGNGDLARITSTTRVIAVNTPNINTISSDWTQYKCTVRSIEAATGYNLLSALPQSVQDAVETKVDNQ comes from the coding sequence ATGAAAAAATTCAGACATTTAATCTACCCCGCACTTGCCATTACAGTGTTCCTGGCATCTTGTCGTAAGGATGAGAAAGCATCGGTTCCGCAAGATCTGGCAATTAACGGCGCTTCGGTTAAAACAACCAACACCATTACCCAAACTTTTGATGAGGGTTTTGAGTCGGGCAGCAAAACAGGCTACGCAGATGCCAATGTAACATTAAGCAGTGGCTCATGGGATATGAACGATGCTTTGATCGGCAACAGCACTTCAGATGCCAAAGTTGGTTCACAATCAGTACGGATCCGCAACACAGGTATCCTGGGTATGAACTTCAACGTTATCACAGGTGCATCAACCGTTACAGTTAAATATGCAACTTATGGTACCGATGGCTCATCGGCCTTCCAGTTATGGGTTTCATCAAACAGCGGCAGCACTTATACACAAGTAGGTACTACCAGCATCACGGCATCAAGCACTACGCTGGCTACGGCTACATTTACAGTTAACACAGCGGGTACGCTTCGTTTCCAGATCCGTAAAACTACGGGTGGCACTAACCGTATCAATATTGATGAATTCACGGTTAACAGCTACGATAGCGGTTCTACCGGCGGTGGCGGTACAGGCGGTTCGGGCGGTACAACAGGAGATAACACCAACATGCTTTTAGGTAATCCAAGCGGTGCCACAGCAAGTGTATCTAATCCTAACAACTATTTGTACGACCAAACTTATTACATCGAGAGCTACAACCGCACTAAAGGCGAGCCTAACTGGGTAAGCTGGTACGTTGGCAGCACTTCATTAGGTTCAACAGATCGTTCTGATGATTTCAGGGCTGATACTAACCTTCCATCTGGTTGGTACGAAGTTGGCGCAACAAGCTACTCGGGTTCAGGTTTCGATCGTGGCCATAACTGTCCATCTGCCGATCGTACTTCTACCCTGGCGGCTAACCAGGCTACATTCCTGATGGATAATATGATCCCGCAGGCACCAAACAACAATGAGCAAACCTGGGCTAACCTTGAAAATTACCTGCGCGGACTGGTTACTGCCGGTAACGAGGTTTATATTGTAATGGGCAGCTATGGCAGCGGCGGTACAGGCTCAAGCGGTACAGCTACTACCATCAACAGCGGCAATGTTAATGTGCCATCAAACATCTGGAAAGTGGCTGTAGTTATCCCTAACGGCAATGGCGATTTAGCCCGTATTACCAGCACTACCCGTGTAATTGCGGTTAATACACCAAACATTAATACCATTAGCTCTGACTGGACCCAGTACAAATGCACCGTACGCAGCATTGAGGCAGCAACAGGCTACAATCTGTTATCGGCATTACCTCAATCGGTTCAGGATGCAGTTGAAACCAAAGTAGATAATCAATAG
- a CDS encoding EVE domain-containing protein — protein sequence MQYWLVKSEPFKYSWEKFNQDGRTFWDGVRNYQARNNLREMKEGDLVLFYHSNEGKEIVGIAKVVKEAYQDPTTDDKNWVVVDLSPVETLKVPVTLETIKADEQLQNVGLVRQGRLSVMGMKQEEFDRIVELGSGE from the coding sequence ATGCAATACTGGCTCGTAAAATCAGAACCATTTAAATACAGTTGGGAAAAATTTAATCAGGATGGCCGTACCTTTTGGGATGGTGTACGCAATTACCAGGCGCGTAACAACCTGCGTGAGATGAAAGAGGGGGATTTGGTGCTGTTTTACCACAGTAATGAGGGTAAAGAGATTGTGGGTATTGCCAAAGTAGTTAAAGAAGCCTACCAGGATCCAACCACTGATGATAAGAACTGGGTAGTGGTTGATCTTTCTCCGGTAGAAACCCTTAAAGTACCCGTTACCTTAGAAACCATCAAAGCCGATGAACAACTCCAGAATGTTGGCTTAGTGCGTCAGGGACGCCTCTCTGTAATGGGTATGAAACAGGAAGAGTTTGACAGAATTGTGGAGCTGGGCTCGGGAGAATAA
- a CDS encoding acyl-CoA thioesterase, which translates to MLKKTSAESYTIMNELVLPNDTNTFGNLMGGRLLYWMDICAAMAAQKHCGHVVVTASVDNVSFKHPIKLGDAVKIEGKVTRGFNTSVEVRLDVWAQDLPSGTKIKSNEAYYTFVAIDKAGNTINVPELAPETEHEQKLYDGALRRRQLRLILGGKMQPDDATELKALFMESQKEA; encoded by the coding sequence ATGCTAAAAAAGACATCCGCAGAGAGCTATACCATCATGAATGAACTGGTGTTACCCAATGATACCAACACCTTTGGCAACCTGATGGGTGGCCGTTTACTGTACTGGATGGATATTTGCGCCGCCATGGCTGCTCAGAAACACTGCGGACACGTGGTGGTAACAGCCTCTGTTGATAACGTATCTTTTAAACACCCCATTAAACTGGGTGATGCCGTAAAAATTGAAGGCAAGGTTACCCGTGGCTTTAATACCTCTGTTGAAGTAAGGCTTGATGTTTGGGCACAAGACCTGCCATCGGGCACTAAAATTAAAAGCAACGAGGCCTATTATACTTTTGTAGCTATCGACAAAGCCGGCAACACCATAAACGTTCCCGAACTCGCTCCGGAAACTGAACACGAGCAGAAGTTGTATGATGGCGCACTTCGTCGCAGACAGTTACGTTTAATTTTAGGTGGTAAAATGCAGCCTGATGATGCGACAGAGCTTAAAGCATTGTTTATGGAGAGTCAGAAAGAAGCGTAG
- a CDS encoding DUF5103 domain-containing protein translates to MMDKRQRMKSLLFSISIVFCLSSFVQKSFGQFVYDNRVYKPSIKTVQFYNATKEGAFPVINLNSNDQLLLTFDELGSNTRTYNYTIEHCDAQWNPSRISPTEYLQSFTEDRILDYRYSVSTIQKYVHYELTFPNRNIAPKISGNYLLKVYENGDFNNPILTRRFYVVNTRANVLAQIVPSNDVSLRQTNQKINFQVNFSGMVVQNPYSDIRVLLMQNARSETAQLNSRPTFIRGTSLEYSDISINDFPGGNEYRHVDTRSLRLNSERIARIFRDTANTVLLLADRSRDQENYLFTYDNNGNFYVRNQEGSDPKIDADYAQIYFNLGIPGATADNSVYVVGKFNDYVLDRRSKMDFDAVKGRYFFNTLLKQGIYDYQYVMVDRTGKADYTTLEGNHFETENDYQILVYYRPPGARWEELVGYRLLNTTKR, encoded by the coding sequence ATGATGGATAAAAGACAAAGGATGAAGAGTTTGCTATTTAGTATTTCGATAGTCTTTTGTCTTTCATCCTTCGTCCAAAAGTCCTTTGGTCAATTTGTCTACGACAATCGCGTTTACAAACCGAGCATTAAAACTGTCCAGTTTTACAATGCTACTAAAGAAGGTGCGTTCCCGGTCATTAACCTTAACTCTAATGATCAGCTGCTGCTCACTTTTGATGAATTAGGCAGTAACACCCGCACCTATAATTACACCATAGAGCATTGCGATGCCCAGTGGAACCCATCGCGCATATCCCCTACCGAGTACCTGCAGTCGTTTACAGAAGACCGGATCCTGGATTATCGTTATTCGGTTAGCACTATTCAAAAGTATGTGCATTACGAGCTTACATTTCCTAACCGTAATATAGCGCCCAAAATATCCGGCAACTATCTGCTAAAGGTTTATGAGAATGGCGATTTCAATAATCCAATACTAACCCGCCGCTTTTACGTGGTAAACACCCGTGCTAATGTGCTGGCGCAGATTGTGCCATCGAACGATGTTTCCCTGCGCCAAACCAACCAGAAGATTAACTTCCAGGTTAATTTTAGCGGCATGGTGGTTCAAAATCCTTACAGCGATATTCGTGTACTACTGATGCAAAATGCCCGTAGTGAAACTGCACAGTTAAATAGTCGCCCGACTTTCATCAGGGGAACTTCTTTAGAATATAGTGATATCTCTATCAATGATTTCCCGGGAGGTAATGAGTACCGCCACGTGGATACGCGCTCGTTAAGGTTAAATTCGGAACGTATTGCGCGCATTTTCCGCGACACAGCCAATACAGTGCTACTCCTAGCCGACCGTAGCCGCGACCAGGAGAATTACCTGTTTACCTACGACAATAACGGTAACTTTTACGTGCGTAACCAGGAAGGCAGCGACCCTAAAATTGATGCCGATTATGCACAGATTTACTTCAACCTCGGTATCCCCGGAGCTACTGCCGATAACTCAGTTTACGTAGTTGGCAAGTTTAACGACTATGTTTTAGACCGGCGCAGTAAGATGGATTTTGATGCGGTGAAAGGCAGATACTTCTTTAACACATTACTTAAACAAGGTATATACGATTACCAATATGTGATGGTTGATCGCACAGGTAAAGCCGATTATACCACACTCGAAGGCAACCATTTCGAGACAGAAAACGACTACCAGATATTGGTATATTACCGCCCACCCGGTGCCCGCTGGGAAGAGCTGGTTGGCTACAGATTGTTGAACACTACGAAGCGATAA
- a CDS encoding ABC-F family ATP-binding cassette domain-containing protein yields MIAINNLTFEIGARALYDEANWHIKPGEKIGLIGANGTGKTTLLKIIVGDYSPTSGTVSKSKELTIGYLNQDLLSYASDKSILHVAMEAFARQNELHTEIENLLKKLETDYSEELLNKLSDKQHEFETLDGYNIEYKAHEILAGLGFTEEQTHRKLAEFSGGWRMRVMLAKILLQAPDILLLDEPTNHLDLPSIQWLEDYLKAFEGAVVIVSHDRWFLDKVINRTVESRKGKLTVYAGNYTFYLEEKALREEIQRGEFKNQQSKIKQEEKLIERFRAKASKAKMAQSRIKMLDKMERIDDVDDDNPSVNFKFRFSKQSGRAVFNIEHLSKSYPNLSILNDTEAVIEKGDKIALIGANGKGKSTLLRIVAGADFDFTGKAETGYNVTKTFFAQHQLESLHLDNEILTELQTFAPKHTDTELRSILGSFLFTGDDVFKKIKVLSGGEKSRVALAKALTADANFLILDEPTNHLDMASVNILIQALQQYEGTFIAVSHDRYFLDNIANKIWYIEDQKIKEYPGTYAEYEEWNSKRKLEPKAAAAPQPKKEEKKEAAPAKQQAPSDDKAKQIKKLNSDLQKMEEQITTLEKEVNQLETKLADPQVYNDKSRLNDTNTQYKQKQNQLKQVQQQWETLAEQILELEA; encoded by the coding sequence ATGATTGCTATAAATAACCTTACGTTCGAGATTGGTGCAAGAGCCTTATATGATGAAGCTAACTGGCATATAAAACCGGGAGAGAAAATTGGCCTTATTGGTGCTAATGGAACCGGTAAAACCACGCTTCTCAAAATTATAGTGGGCGACTACTCCCCTACATCAGGCACCGTATCCAAATCCAAAGAACTTACCATAGGTTATTTAAACCAAGATTTGCTTTCTTACGCTTCTGACAAATCTATCCTGCACGTAGCCATGGAGGCTTTTGCCCGCCAAAATGAGCTGCATACCGAAATAGAGAACCTGCTTAAAAAGCTGGAAACAGATTACAGCGAAGAATTACTGAACAAATTGAGCGACAAACAACACGAGTTTGAAACGCTTGATGGCTACAACATTGAATATAAAGCACACGAAATATTAGCCGGTTTGGGCTTTACTGAAGAACAAACCCACCGCAAGCTTGCCGAGTTTTCGGGAGGATGGCGGATGCGTGTAATGCTGGCCAAGATACTTTTACAGGCACCAGACATCCTTTTACTGGATGAGCCTACCAATCACCTGGACTTACCATCTATCCAATGGCTGGAAGATTACCTGAAAGCTTTTGAAGGCGCGGTTGTTATTGTATCGCACGATAGATGGTTCCTTGATAAAGTTATCAACCGTACTGTTGAATCGCGCAAAGGCAAACTGACAGTTTACGCAGGTAACTATACCTTCTACCTGGAAGAGAAAGCCCTGCGCGAAGAGATTCAGCGTGGCGAGTTTAAAAACCAGCAATCGAAAATAAAGCAGGAAGAAAAACTGATTGAGCGTTTCCGTGCCAAGGCATCAAAGGCTAAAATGGCACAATCGCGTATCAAAATGCTCGATAAAATGGAGCGTATTGATGATGTGGATGATGATAACCCATCGGTAAACTTCAAATTCAGGTTTTCGAAGCAATCTGGCCGTGCAGTGTTTAACATCGAGCACTTAAGCAAAAGCTATCCTAATCTTTCGATCTTAAATGATACCGAAGCGGTTATTGAGAAAGGCGATAAAATTGCCCTGATTGGTGCCAACGGTAAAGGTAAATCTACTCTGTTACGTATAGTAGCGGGTGCCGATTTCGATTTTACAGGTAAGGCCGAAACAGGTTATAATGTAACCAAAACTTTCTTTGCGCAGCACCAGTTGGAGTCGTTACACTTAGATAACGAGATCCTGACCGAGCTGCAAACCTTCGCCCCTAAACATACAGATACTGAGCTTCGCTCTATTTTAGGTAGCTTCCTGTTTACAGGCGACGATGTGTTTAAGAAGATCAAAGTACTTTCGGGAGGTGAAAAATCGCGTGTGGCGCTTGCTAAAGCCCTTACTGCCGATGCTAACTTCCTAATACTGGATGAGCCTACCAACCACCTGGACATGGCTTCGGTAAACATCCTGATCCAGGCCTTACAGCAATACGAAGGTACTTTCATAGCCGTATCTCACGATCGTTACTTCCTTGATAATATTGCCAATAAGATCTGGTACATCGAGGATCAAAAGATCAAAGAATACCCGGGTACTTATGCCGAATACGAAGAATGGAACTCTAAACGCAAGTTAGAACCTAAAGCCGCCGCTGCTCCTCAACCTAAAAAGGAAGAGAAAAAAGAAGCCGCTCCGGCTAAGCAACAAGCTCCATCTGATGATAAAGCTAAGCAGATCAAAAAACTGAACAGCGATCTTCAGAAAATGGAAGAGCAAATCACCACGCTTGAAAAAGAAGTGAATCAACTGGAAACTAAACTGGCCGATCCGCAGGTGTACAATGATAAAAGCAGGCTGAACGATACCAACACACAGTACAAACAAAAGCAAAACCAGCTAAAACAAGTACAGCAGCAATGGGAAACCCTGGCTGAACAAATTTTAGAACTGGAAGCATAA